The Tripterygium wilfordii isolate XIE 37 chromosome 18, ASM1340144v1, whole genome shotgun sequence nucleotide sequence ttatatatatattttcttgtaaTTGTTGAAAGTTTCTATCTCAGTTATGTATTGACAATCGATTTATTTTACCATTTTCGGCGTGAtcactattttattttatttgtaattgTTGTTTAACCGTTGGATGCCAATGATTTCTTTGAACATAATCTTGGTTgaaataattgattttttttttctttcatacaATAATTTCAACATGTTTTGCCAATTTATTAGTGGATTATAGTATATCCATTTCCCATATAGCTTATTAATGATTGAAAGTTGATATGAAGCATCCATGCAATGGTCCTAAATTGCAAATCCAGTGTTTGTCTCTGGAAATTTTGAAGAAAGTCGGTTAGTTAACTCTCTAGAttctgatattttttttaaattttttttgtttaacaaATATTAAGCGGATTACTCAGATCTAGATTTGATTGTATATTAAGTTCAAAGATCAGCTGTTGAAAGGGTGAATatttcttcaattaattgaagattATATCATTTAATGTATTTATTTATCGGGCTTCAAACGGTCATGTCAAAAAAGCGTAAAAAAATACGCGCAATTGTAGGGTTCCCGGGTTTCCTTGCACGGTATTCTCCCTCTCGCGCTACATCCAAAACACATATATGCAATTGCTCGCTCAATAAGGATTTTAAACACCAGAAACTCGAGTCGGCCAAACAGTGAtcggtgagagagagagagacgaccGATTCTAGGGTTAATATTGTTGCAGTGTAGAAAGCCATATGAGCGAATCGTGTAAAACAAGATACGCCGGGGAGTCCGTTGGTGGCTCGTGAAACCTCCTCGTTTGTCTTCTTTGATAGTATCGCTTCTTTTTTCTTGCTAATTTTGTGTTATCATAAGTAgttgtttcttgtgattttggttttcccgtttatttatgttttggatTGGAATTAAAGCATGACTCAGTGTTTACTGATGTGCCGTGAAGAATCTCGGCTGCATTTATCTGAAGAAGAGGTGATTGCGGCAGAAGAGAGTCTCTCGATTTATTGCAAACCTGTGGAACTATATAACATTCTTCAACGATCGGCTGTCAAAAACGTAATGTTTTTAATTGTCTATTGTATGTATGTGTTTAGGTGTAGAGGCTGTAAGTAGATACAAAAACTGGTTCTCCAACTACCAGGTGTTTCACACTCTGCATTGAGTTGGAAAAGATTTTGGAGTGTCAAACAGTTGTTGATGTTGAATATTCCGACTCTTTGCATCAGTATAACATTGTATGATTCATTAGACACTCGGCTCACATCTacctctatatatgtatatgtatgtatacactTATTAAGACACTAGGCTCGCATTAATGTGTCAAGACAAGTGTATTTTTGTGTTCTCTGATTAATGTCCTGTTCCTAACTGACCATTCATTTTTTCTGATGTAgccttttgtttcttcaaagatgtttttggcattaatttgGTGAATAGTCAGGACATTTGTATGTCTTAATAACTAAATTCTCATGATTCACTCATAGGTATTGTCCACTATGGACCCCTCATCTCTAATGGTTTCGATCCAAAAGGTACCTCAGCAGGTGAATCCAAATCCTCCAAATACAGTACATAATCATGTACCATGGTGAATTATGAGTAAAATGGATAAGCTCCTGAGATCAATTTAATCTCTTCAGCAGGGCTTTGCTTGGGAAAAAAAAGTTGGGTTCTGAATTATAGTTGCTGCATTCATATGATGAAATTGGTTTTTATATTCTATAGTATGCTGCAGTTCTCGATGATTTTGTGGATGTGACCAAAGATGAGAAGCAAATGATGCATATGTGGAACTCTTTTGTGAGGAAGCAGCGGTATTCTTCTTTTTCactggttttgattttctttttctgttgctTATGAACTTCTCTTTCTGGTGCTTTTTGCTGAGAATTGTGAAATCACATGCCAAAATAAGCATTCTGAATGAGGAATACTCTGTGGGAACTTCAACTTATTGGCACAGATCAATTCATAAGCTCAACTAACCATTTGGAGTTGAAAAGTTGAATCCTCCTGTTATTGAGCTACATCTAGAGCCAGCCTCTGTGTTATACTTCTCTGCATTGTCATTGGTCTCTTTGACCTTCCTCTTGTTGTGACAAAATGCCTCTTGGCCTTGGCTATCGGTACTTACATTTGGAATGCATATCTAAATGGTCTCATATTCTATCATTGTTATATCCGTCATCTGTTTCATCCTTTTTTGTAATTGATTATATGAATTATCATGTTGTGGTTGTCAATTTCCTTGTGTATCTCTACATAACTTGTTGATTGTAGGGTGCTGGCAGATGGTCATATTCCTTGGGCTTGTGAGGCATTTTCAAGATTGCAAGGTCGTAACCTTGTCCAAGCCCCAGCTGTGGTTTGGTGGCTTATATTTTTTTCACATTCTGAATGGTCCCTTTTCATTTCcaccttttaaattttttgtcacTGATACAGAGGTCTGCCTGCTTTTGTGCACATTGTAGCTGATTGTGTTTTGAATCCAGAtgcatgtattttttatttatttttgccaTGGCATGATATTATTTTATCTGAATTCTTAGATGggtcaaaatcttgaaattg carries:
- the LOC119983660 gene encoding polycomb group protein EMBRYONIC FLOWER 2-like: MTQCLLMCREESRLHLSEEEVIAAEESLSIYCKPVELYNILQRSAVKNVLSTMDPSSLMVSIQKVPQQFSMILWM